A single genomic interval of Armigeres subalbatus isolate Guangzhou_Male chromosome 1, GZ_Asu_2, whole genome shotgun sequence harbors:
- the LOC134212037 gene encoding uncharacterized protein LOC134212037, with translation MQNKNSVLIGNPTKRLSGDNQTCKTEDILILVIMPVKVDPVVAIALTTKVLCWRADLLDRGTTKYKEKYHHKRSAGGRLHSCGDNEESVEPAGSTARTVANICDLRGVIYEYRIGLYDSHYSVI, from the exons atgcaaaacaaaaacagtgttttgatcg GCAATCCAACTAAACGACTCAGTGGAGACAACCAGACCTGCAAAACTGAAGACATATTAATCCTAGTGATAATGCCAGTGAAAGTGGATCCCGTAGTAGCAATAGCACTAACGACGAAGGTATTGTGTTGGAGAGCTGATTTATTGGACCGCGGAACAACAAAGTACAAAGAGAAAT ATCATCACAAACGAAGTGCTGGTGGTCGATTACACTCTTGCGGAGATAATGAAGAAAGTGTCGAACCGGCCGGAAGCACAGCGCGAACAGTGGCCAACATCTGTGACTTGCGGGGCGTAATCTATGAATACAGGATCGGTCTGTATGACTCCCATTATTCGGTCATATGA